In Rhodothermus marinus DSM 4252, a single genomic region encodes these proteins:
- a CDS encoding nucleotidyltransferase family protein: MQTNTVELAEVLRQAVAILKAFGVRKVVLFGSAARGKPEISLQLGDLDLACEGLPATRFFEALGRLLRTLPIPVDLIDLEDPALPQTLRARVLQEGIILYEEDTPDAASVGN; this comes from the coding sequence ATGCAAACGAATACGGTTGAACTTGCAGAAGTCCTCCGGCAGGCCGTTGCCATTCTAAAAGCTTTCGGCGTTCGAAAGGTTGTTTTATTTGGGTCGGCGGCACGCGGTAAGCCGGAGATATCCTTGCAGCTCGGAGATCTTGATCTTGCCTGCGAGGGATTGCCAGCTACGCGTTTTTTTGAGGCACTGGGGCGTCTGCTTCGTACGCTTCCCATACCGGTAGATCTGATCGATCTGGAAGACCCGGCCTTACCACAGACACTTCGTGCCAGGGTTTTACAGGAGGGGATCATACTTTATGAGGAAGACACACCTGATGCGGCTTCGGTCGGAAATTGA